The proteins below are encoded in one region of Coffea arabica cultivar ET-39 chromosome 4c, Coffea Arabica ET-39 HiFi, whole genome shotgun sequence:
- the LOC113738542 gene encoding microtubule-associated protein RP/EB family member 1B-like, with amino-acid sequence MATNIGMMDSAYFVGRNEILAWINARLQLNLSRIEEAASGAVQCQMMDMTYPGVVPMHKVNFDAKTEYDFIQNYKVLQDVFNKLKIDKHIEVNRLVKGRTLDNLEFLQWLKRYCDSINGGIMNENYNPVERRSKGGKERFVRTQKSSKSLQTSNTHDHAIGDGLGINKVAGTKLGRQCPVSSGVNSSVEIQALTKEITNLKLSVDLLEKERDFYFGKLRDIEILCQSPELENIPIAVAVKKILYAADEKESLLTEAQEIIHQSMDGQAKLSKEGEEED; translated from the exons ATGGCAACAAATATTGGTATGATGGATAGTGCATACTTTGTTGGGAGGAATGAGATTCTAGCATGGATCAATGCCAGGCTTCAGCTCAATCTTTCTCGTATTGAAGAG GCTGCATCGGGAGCTGTCCAATGCCAGATGATGGACATGACTTATCCAGGAGTGGTTCCAATGCACAAG GTGAATTTTGATGCAAAGACAGAATatgattttattcaaaattacaAGGTGCTGCAAGATGTATTCAATAAACTGAAAATTGACAAG CATATTGAAGTCAACAGACTTGTCAAGGGTAGAACTTTGGACAACCTGGAGTTTTTGCAATGGCTTAAACGTTATTGTGATTCCATCAATGGTGGCATCATGAATGA GAATTATAACCCTGTGGAGCGCAGAAGTAAAGGTGGGAAGGAACGATTTGTAAGGACCCAGAAGAGCTCAAAGTCTCTGCAAACAAGCAACACGCATGACCATGCCATCGGGGATGGGTTGGGCATCAACAAGGTTGCAG GGACCAAGTTAGGAAGGCAATGCCCAGTATCTAGTGGGGTTAATTCCTCAGTGGAGATTCAGGCATTGACAAAGGAG ATTACAAATCTGAAGCTGTCAGTTGACCttttggaaaaagaaagagatttcTATTTTGGGAAGTTACGGGATATTGAGATTCTCTGTCAGAGTCCTGAATTAGAAAATATCCCA ATTGCTGTTGCAGTTAAGAAGATTTTGTATGCTGCGGATGAAAAAGAGTCTCTACTCACAGAAGCTCAAGAAATTATCCACCAATCCATGGATGGCCAAGCCAAATTGAGCAAGGAGGGGGAGGAAGAAGATTAG
- the LOC113740340 gene encoding small ribosomal subunit protein uS11x-like: MSKRRQREPKEENVTLGPATRDGEQVFGVAHIFASFNDTFIHVTDLSGRETLVRITGGMKVKADRDESSPYAAMLAAQDIAQRCKELGITALHIKLRATGGNKTKTPGPGAQSALRALARSGMKIGRIEDVTPIPTDSTRRKGGRRGRRL; the protein is encoded by the exons ATG TCGAAGAGAAGGCAAAGGGAGCCGAAGGAGGAGAATGTGACCTTGGGTCCTGCTACCAGGGACGGAGAGCAAGTTTTTGGGGTTGCCCACATTTTTGCCTCCTTTAACGACACCTTTATT CATGTGACTGATCTATCTGGACGAGAAACACTTGTTCGCATTACTG GAGGCATGAAAGTTAAGGCTGATAGAGATGAATCATCCCCATATGCAGCTATGCTTGCAGCGCAAGATATTGCTCAAAGATGCAAG GAACTTGGCATCACTGCCCTTCATATTAAGCTCAGAGCCACTGGTGGTAACAAGACAAAGACTCCAGGCCCTGGTGCTCAGTCTGCTCTCCGTGCCCTTGCTCGTTCAGGAATGAAGATTGGTCGTATAG AGGATGTAACTCCAATTCCTACTGATAGCACTCGCCGGAAGGGTGGTAGACGTGGAAGAAGGCTGTAA
- the LOC113740339 gene encoding putative pectinesterase/pectinesterase inhibitor 26 encodes MRVFITPASLSTPGQGLNHRLISYQSVLLHKLLFPLAEISRNRNCREFFVTTLLALLVQQLMGNFLAVLDQIWKLQQSQASSKINPSQIFALSLGASFDELTILNSQRQRVISKVNASSASVFPSLQECESLISDSLRLVNMSVTKIGIVPDGNIFKETKTVEDLMEWTSAAKESLERCRDELENDNEGLVSGKFYLVRMKMQMLVTRKYLENSLVILAKMDTILDMFYHPLQSILSNFMLSASGFDFGMVFFASQYLLLVFLFCLLVRLY; translated from the exons ATGCGGGTTTTCATTACCCCCGCTTCTCTCTCTACACCCGGACAAGGCCTAAACCATCGATTAATTAGTTATCAATCTGTGCTGCTGCATAAGCTCCTTTTTCCTTTGGCGGAGATTTCCAGAAATAGGAATTGCAGAGAATTTTTCGTTACAACTCTACTGGCGTTATTGGTGCAGCAGCTGATGGGCAATTTTCTAGCTGTTTTAGATCAG ATATGGAAGCTCCAGCAAAGCCAGGCTTCATCGAAGATTAATCCTTCACAGATATTTGCTCTTTCACTCGGTGCTTCTTTTGATGAGCTCACCATCCTTAATTCCCAAAGGCAGAGGGTAATCTCAAAAGTCAATGCTTCTTCTGCAAGTGTCTTTCCATCTCTACAAGAATGTGAAAGTTTGATCAGCGATTCCCTAAGACTTGTTAACATGTCTGTGACAAAAATTGGGATTGTCCCCGATGGCAACAtctttaaggaaacaaaaaccGTTGAGGATTTGATGGAATGGACCTCTGCTGCCAAGGAGAGTCTGGAGAGGTGCAGGGATGAATTGGAGAATGATAATGAAGGATTggtatctggaaaattttatttGGTGAGAATGAAGATGCAGATGCTTGTGACAAGGAAATATCTGGAGAATAGCTTAGTGATTTTGGCCAAGATGGATACTATTCTGGACATGTTTTATCATCCTCTCCAGAGTATTCTGTCAAATTTTATGCTCAGTGCAAGTGGATTTGATTTTGGTATGGTCTTTTTTGCCTCACAGTATTTGTTGTTAGTTTTTCTGTTTTGCCTGTTGGTGCGATTATACTAA